A DNA window from Thermosynechococcaceae cyanobacterium Okahandja contains the following coding sequences:
- a CDS encoding formyltransferase family protein, with amino-acid sequence MKNQSVIIVTNRKRNEFLESSIHSKTKRKTFLITKEEQFTYDQIIDLNPEWIFVPHWSKIIPAEIYENFRVVIFHMTDLPFGRGGSPLQNLIIRGFENTVISAIQCTEELDAGDIYLKEPLNLNGTADEILLRASFVIEKMIIRILEENPTPIPQKGKVTFFQRRKPDQSKLDFENIQTLDQFYDYIRMLDGEGYPNAFLEIGNFRIIFSSPHRRSGHLESQVKIEYIDQSSLGN; translated from the coding sequence ATGAAAAATCAGAGCGTTATTATTGTAACAAATCGCAAACGAAACGAATTTCTAGAAAGTTCTATTCATAGTAAAACTAAAAGGAAAACTTTCCTGATTACCAAAGAAGAACAATTTACCTATGATCAAATAATTGATCTTAATCCCGAATGGATATTTGTTCCTCATTGGTCAAAAATAATACCAGCAGAAATATATGAAAATTTTCGTGTTGTTATTTTTCATATGACAGATTTACCATTTGGTCGAGGTGGTAGCCCACTACAGAATCTAATTATTCGTGGATTCGAAAATACTGTTATCAGTGCTATTCAATGTACAGAAGAACTAGATGCAGGAGATATTTATCTTAAAGAACCCTTAAATCTAAATGGTACTGCTGACGAAATTCTGTTGAGAGCAAGCTTCGTCATAGAGAAAATGATTATTAGGATATTAGAGGAAAACCCAACACCGATACCCCAAAAGGGAAAGGTTACTTTTTTCCAAAGGCGTAAACCAGACCAAAGTAAACTTGATTTTGAAAATATTCAAACCCTTGACCAATTTTATGATTATATTCGTATGCTAGATGGAGAAGGTTATCCGAATGCTTTCTTAGAAATTGGAAATTTTCGAATAATTTTTTCGTCGCCGCATCGCCGTTCTGGTCATCTTGAAAGTCAAGTGAAAATTGAGTATATTGATCAAAGTTCATTAGGAAATTGA
- a CDS encoding PIG-L family deacetylase, whose amino-acid sequence MVNYHFHRRVLVVAAHPDDEILGCGGTLALHSARGDRVTIMIMAEGITSRNQVRDVTLCGAKLTDLQQTAVQAAQIIGVSDVRFAGLPDNRMDSLDLLDIVKIIEQVIDDIQPEIIYTHHYGDLNIDHQITHQATMTAARPLPNSSVKKLLFFEVPSATGWNTPTPQNAFIPQYYIDLSKKINGSETALDYKLEALKIYESEMRPYPHNRSMKSVEYLAYWRGSSVGLLSAEAFQVGRILI is encoded by the coding sequence ATGGTTAATTACCATTTTCATAGAAGAGTGTTAGTAGTCGCCGCTCACCCCGACGATGAAATCCTTGGTTGTGGGGGCACCCTAGCTTTACATTCTGCTAGGGGTGATCGGGTTACTATTATGATTATGGCAGAGGGAATTACCAGTCGCAATCAAGTACGTGATGTGACGTTATGTGGGGCTAAATTAACTGATTTACAGCAAACAGCAGTACAAGCTGCTCAAATCATTGGTGTTTCAGATGTCCGCTTTGCGGGTCTGCCAGACAATCGAATGGATAGCCTAGACTTATTGGACATTGTAAAAATTATCGAACAAGTTATTGATGACATCCAGCCAGAGATCATCTATACTCATCACTACGGTGACTTAAATATAGACCACCAAATAACCCATCAAGCCACGATGACTGCCGCTCGCCCTTTACCCAATAGTTCTGTAAAAAAATTATTATTCTTTGAAGTGCCGTCAGCAACTGGCTGGAACACTCCTACGCCTCAAAATGCTTTTATTCCTCAATATTATATTGATTTGTCAAAAAAAATAAATGGGAGTGAAACTGCGCTTGATTATAAGTTGGAAGCCTTAAAAATTTACGAAAGTGAAATGCGCCCCTATCCTCATAACCGTTCTATGAAATCTGTAGAGTATCTAGCTTACTGGCGAGGCTCTTCAGTAGGCTTATTGAGTGCTGAAGCATTTCAAGTTGGACGAATTTTAATATGA